In the genome of Flavivirga spongiicola, one region contains:
- a CDS encoding putative periplasmic lipoprotein: MKNLMLFIMIAVMLAACNQKPKEAASVPSPEPEVKIVDPTWPMPEGAAAIELSKAEVSKEGELIEGNVTLKGLTLLKDTIFSGEFNDVIPLVITARIAKEEVAKFRDGLSSYEHRVDINKIGEDGVYSFPIELIGYKPGGVSVMLSWKWPVATEGCCSIALLAVLAGCNNNAACICATLAAMAAPGSWCCSIHPKVFRYYWGFYGCTGPSPY; encoded by the coding sequence ATGAAAAACTTAATGTTGTTTATTATGATTGCGGTCATGTTAGCTGCATGCAATCAAAAACCTAAGGAAGCTGCTAGCGTTCCTAGCCCAGAACCAGAAGTTAAAATAGTAGATCCCACATGGCCCATGCCCGAAGGAGCTGCTGCTATTGAACTCAGCAAGGCTGAGGTTTCAAAAGAAGGAGAACTCATAGAAGGAAATGTGACTTTAAAAGGGTTGACTCTTTTAAAGGATACCATATTTTCGGGCGAGTTTAACGATGTGATTCCATTAGTTATTACTGCTAGAATTGCTAAAGAAGAAGTTGCTAAATTTCGAGATGGCCTTAGTAGTTATGAGCATCGTGTAGATATTAATAAAATAGGAGAAGATGGTGTGTATTCTTTTCCCATAGAACTGATTGGTTATAAGCCTGGTGGCGTATCTGTTATGCTTTCATGGAAATGGCCTGTAGCCACAGAGGGTTGTTGTTCTATAGCTTTATTGGCTGTTTTAGCAGGATGTAATAACAATGCCGCTTGTATTTGTGCAACATTGGCAGCTATGGCAGCACCAGGTTCTTGGTGCTGTAGTATACATCCTAAGGTGTTTAGGTATTATTGGGGTTTTTATGGATGTACTGGACCATCTCCTTATTAA
- a CDS encoding DUF2891 domain-containing protein has product MQKYITLLLVAILFSCNTSKEEKQKNKPVLSTASLSDNTKVLEVPKLNLKGANTLAELPLHCMNTEYPNKLSQTLGGDADLKSPSVLHPAFYGCFDWHSAVHGHWSLVSLLKSFPEMDKAETIRQKLLHNISKENIGIEVAYFFGKHNKSYERTYGWAWLLKLAEEIHGWDAPIARELEANLQPLTDLIVSKYIEFLPKLNYPIRVGEHPNTAFGLSFAWDYANTLNNSTLKTLIEQRAKEFYLKDVGCPIIWEPGGFDFLSPCLEEAALMKRVLVPSEFKVWINLFLPQLSKENFVLETGKVSDRKDGKLVHLDGVNFSRAWSLNKIAEGLPEYAHLKDMANHHINYSLSGIVDDSYEGGHWLGSFAIYALNSVTE; this is encoded by the coding sequence ATGCAAAAATATATCACACTATTGTTAGTAGCTATTTTATTTAGCTGTAATACTTCAAAAGAAGAAAAACAAAAAAATAAACCTGTTTTAAGTACTGCTTCACTTTCCGATAATACAAAAGTTCTAGAGGTTCCAAAACTCAATTTAAAAGGTGCCAATACTTTAGCAGAATTGCCTTTGCATTGTATGAATACTGAGTATCCAAACAAATTATCTCAAACATTAGGAGGTGATGCCGATTTAAAATCACCCAGCGTATTGCACCCTGCTTTTTATGGTTGTTTTGATTGGCACTCTGCAGTTCATGGGCATTGGAGTTTAGTAAGTTTGCTAAAATCCTTTCCCGAAATGGATAAAGCAGAAACCATTAGGCAAAAATTACTTCATAATATATCAAAAGAAAATATAGGAATAGAAGTGGCTTATTTTTTTGGTAAGCATAATAAATCTTATGAACGTACCTATGGATGGGCCTGGTTACTAAAACTGGCAGAAGAAATACATGGTTGGGATGCGCCAATAGCAAGAGAATTAGAAGCTAATCTTCAGCCTTTAACCGATTTAATTGTTAGTAAATATATAGAGTTTCTTCCTAAACTAAATTATCCAATCCGCGTAGGAGAGCATCCAAATACAGCTTTCGGGCTCAGTTTTGCATGGGATTATGCTAACACATTAAATAATAGTACATTAAAAACTTTAATAGAACAGCGTGCTAAAGAATTTTATTTAAAAGATGTAGGTTGTCCAATAATCTGGGAGCCTGGCGGCTTCGATTTTTTATCACCTTGTTTAGAAGAAGCTGCTTTAATGAAACGGGTGTTAGTTCCGTCTGAATTTAAAGTATGGATAAACTTATTTTTGCCACAGTTAAGTAAGGAAAACTTTGTATTAGAAACTGGAAAAGTATCTGATAGGAAAGATGGAAAACTAGTACATTTAGATGGCGTTAATTTTTCACGTGCCTGGAGTTTAAATAAGATTGCGGAAGGATTACCCGAATATGCACACCTTAAGGACATGGCAAATCATCATATTAATTATTCGTTATCAGGTATTGTAGACGATAGCTATGAGGGAGGGCATTGGTTAGGTAGTTTTGCTATTTACGCGTTAAATTCTGTTACAGAATAG
- a CDS encoding S41 family peptidase produces MKLFLKFVLVFGFLFTNNIFAQSPLINFPSISPNGQSIAFNYQGDIWTSDRDGQNTKRLTIHEANDTNPIWSFDGKSIAFTSNRYGNNDIYVIASTGGAPKRITYHSTSDNITDYTKNGDILFSTRRDFAQVEWENETHIVNEKGGTPYRYMNAFGLHATLSPNGKFIAFVKGSCRIQREDYKGAANNDIWIYNIEKDTYIQLTTFEGQDFYPQWGDDTTIYFQSARSGRYNVHKLDINSAGEKQGNITSITSFKDMGIFSFHISRNGKDLVMIKGDKVYLVNAISKKQQEVKINIASDYRLDPIEHKTYSNNIRDIALSPNGDYSALVIRGEIFIRENKKEKSRTVNVSKSSYRDRMPVWLSDSTLVFVSDRDGQNDLYLAKSDDDKEGDLFKTLKHKVVRLSKTNEQESNPVLSPNGKSLVFNRGRGKLVVANIDTNGKLSKETMLLDGWNNASNVSWSPDSKWLAYSLQDLDFNAEIYIHKADNSRKPVNISMHPKQDRGAIWSSDGKKLMFSSNRNNSDFDIWFTWLNKKDWEKTKRDWDEDPDDSSKKKDKKDKDDKEKEKDIVEDVVIDFQDIHERQVQVTSFVGGEFGAAFSKDGKTIYYTTGNGNRGDASVESDLFKISWEGKDKKAITTKNSRPSNIILDKKYSKLFMTKGPGSLNSINLSSDKSENLPISAKLDIDYNLESNQIFEEAWKAINDGFYDPNFHGKSWENLKKVYKPLAMKASTRSDFQNMFNWMLGQVNASHMGFRSGEQRDHLQRERTGLLGLELFPDKNGSLKVLSVVNNMPGDRSVSKLYVGDIITAVNGTKLTKNLNIYSLLEGTSDEKIYLEVNRSDAIKEIVIRPKSSNRVENYNAWVKERKQLTNKYSNGKLGYIHIQGMNWSSFERFERELTAAGHGKEGVVIDVRFNGGGWTTDYLMAVLNVKQHAYTVPRGAAKDLEKEHKKFKNHYPFSERLPLASWTKPSIALCNQSSYSNAEIFSHAYKALNIGTLVGVPTFGAVISTGSASLIDGSRVRMPFRGWYVKESQSNMELGPAVPDVLVFNNPDDKSKKEDTQLKKAVDVLLTQIK; encoded by the coding sequence ATGAAGTTATTTTTAAAGTTTGTATTAGTATTTGGTTTTCTTTTTACTAATAACATTTTTGCTCAAAGTCCCTTAATCAATTTTCCTTCAATAAGTCCAAACGGACAGTCTATAGCCTTTAATTATCAAGGGGATATTTGGACTTCAGATAGAGACGGACAAAACACAAAGCGACTCACTATTCATGAGGCAAATGATACGAATCCAATTTGGAGTTTTGATGGAAAATCAATAGCATTCACAAGCAATAGATATGGTAATAATGATATATATGTTATAGCATCAACGGGGGGAGCCCCAAAGCGAATAACCTATCATTCAACAAGTGATAATATTACAGATTATACTAAGAATGGGGACATCCTTTTTTCAACACGTAGAGATTTTGCTCAGGTAGAATGGGAAAATGAAACGCATATTGTTAACGAAAAAGGAGGAACACCCTATAGATATATGAATGCGTTTGGGCTTCATGCGACCTTATCGCCTAACGGAAAGTTTATTGCCTTTGTTAAAGGGAGTTGCAGGATTCAACGTGAAGATTATAAGGGGGCAGCAAATAATGATATTTGGATCTATAATATTGAAAAAGATACTTATATTCAGTTAACAACTTTTGAAGGACAAGATTTTTATCCGCAATGGGGTGATGATACAACTATTTATTTTCAATCAGCCAGAAGTGGAAGGTACAATGTACATAAACTAGATATTAATAGTGCAGGAGAAAAGCAAGGTAACATCACTTCAATAACGTCATTTAAAGATATGGGAATCTTTTCATTTCACATAAGTAGGAATGGCAAAGATTTGGTTATGATTAAAGGTGATAAAGTGTATTTAGTAAATGCTATTTCAAAAAAACAACAGGAAGTTAAAATAAATATTGCTTCAGATTATAGGTTGGATCCCATAGAGCATAAAACGTATAGTAATAATATTAGAGATATAGCCTTGTCTCCTAATGGCGATTATAGCGCTTTAGTAATTCGGGGCGAAATTTTTATAAGAGAAAATAAAAAAGAAAAATCTAGAACAGTTAATGTTTCTAAGTCGTCTTATAGAGATCGAATGCCCGTATGGTTAAGTGATAGCACACTCGTTTTTGTATCGGATAGAGATGGGCAAAACGATTTATATTTAGCGAAATCTGATGACGATAAAGAGGGTGATTTATTCAAAACATTGAAACATAAAGTAGTAAGACTGTCGAAAACTAATGAACAGGAGTCTAATCCAGTACTATCACCCAATGGAAAATCACTTGTTTTTAATAGAGGTAGAGGGAAATTAGTTGTAGCAAATATTGATACCAATGGAAAATTGTCAAAAGAAACAATGTTATTAGACGGTTGGAATAATGCTAGTAATGTGTCTTGGTCTCCAGATTCAAAATGGTTAGCATATAGCTTACAAGATTTAGATTTTAATGCCGAAATATATATCCATAAAGCAGATAATAGTAGAAAACCAGTTAATATTTCTATGCATCCCAAACAAGATAGAGGCGCCATTTGGAGCTCGGATGGAAAAAAACTCATGTTTTCATCTAATAGAAATAATAGTGATTTTGATATTTGGTTTACTTGGTTGAATAAGAAAGATTGGGAAAAAACGAAGCGTGATTGGGATGAAGACCCGGATGATTCTTCAAAGAAAAAAGACAAAAAGGATAAAGATGACAAAGAAAAGGAGAAAGATATTGTAGAAGATGTTGTTATCGATTTTCAAGATATTCATGAACGTCAGGTTCAGGTAACATCATTTGTAGGAGGTGAGTTTGGTGCAGCATTTTCAAAAGACGGGAAAACTATTTATTATACAACAGGAAATGGTAATAGAGGAGATGCTAGTGTAGAATCTGATTTATTCAAAATTTCATGGGAAGGGAAAGATAAAAAGGCAATAACAACAAAAAATAGCAGGCCGTCTAATATAATTCTAGATAAAAAATATTCTAAGTTGTTTATGACGAAAGGACCTGGAAGCCTTAATAGTATAAATTTATCGAGTGATAAATCAGAAAACCTCCCTATATCTGCTAAGTTAGATATTGATTACAATTTAGAATCCAATCAAATATTTGAAGAAGCATGGAAAGCTATTAATGATGGATTCTACGACCCTAATTTTCATGGAAAAAGCTGGGAAAACCTTAAGAAAGTGTACAAACCTTTAGCAATGAAGGCCTCCACTCGTAGCGATTTTCAAAACATGTTCAATTGGATGTTAGGGCAAGTAAATGCTAGTCATATGGGCTTTAGAAGTGGAGAACAAAGAGACCACTTGCAAAGAGAAAGAACAGGCTTGTTAGGCTTAGAATTATTTCCAGATAAAAACGGAAGCCTTAAAGTATTATCAGTAGTAAATAACATGCCAGGAGATAGAAGTGTAAGTAAGCTTTATGTTGGTGATATTATTACGGCTGTTAATGGTACTAAACTTACTAAAAACCTAAATATTTATAGTTTGTTAGAAGGTACTTCGGACGAAAAAATTTATTTAGAAGTCAATAGAAGTGATGCTATTAAAGAAATAGTTATTAGACCAAAAAGCAGCAACCGAGTTGAAAATTATAATGCTTGGGTAAAAGAGCGCAAGCAGTTAACTAATAAGTATTCTAATGGAAAGTTAGGGTACATTCATATACAGGGTATGAACTGGTCAAGTTTTGAGCGTTTTGAGCGAGAGCTTACAGCAGCAGGACATGGAAAAGAGGGGGTTGTAATAGATGTACGTTTTAATGGCGGTGGCTGGACAACCGATTATTTAATGGCAGTACTCAATGTAAAACAACATGCATATACGGTGCCTAGAGGCGCGGCAAAAGACTTAGAAAAGGAACATAAAAAGTTTAAGAATCACTATCCTTTTAGTGAGCGTTTGCCTTTAGCGTCTTGGACAAAACCATCGATAGCATTATGTAATCAATCAAGTTATTCTAATGCCGAAATATTTTCACATGCTTATAAAGCATTAAACATAGGAACTTTAGTTGGTGTACCTACGTTTGGAGCTGTTATTTCTACCGGAAGCGCATCTCTAATTGATGGTTCTAGAGTCAGAATGCCTTTTAGAGGTTGGTACGTAAAAGAATCTCAGTCCAATATGGAGTTGGGACCTGCAGTACCAGATGTTTTAGTATTCAATAACCCGGATGATAAGTCTAAAAAAGAAGATACGCAACTTAAAAAAGCAGTTGACGTTTTACTAACTCAAATAAAATAA
- a CDS encoding Nramp family divalent metal transporter has translation MKNIFKNIGPGPLVAAAFIGPGTVTVCTLAGVGFGYSLLWAMLLSIIATVVLQEMSARLGIISQKGLSEIIRTEIKNPILKGLTIVLILSAIVIGNAAYEAGNISGGVLGLQTIFGNPNIEIGGFSMNTLSIVIGVIAFVLLYIGNYKLLEKVLVGLVILMSLAFLITAIITKPDISQIFKGLFIPKFSGDSILTVIGLIGTTVVPYNLFLHASLVKEKWHKTSDLKYARKDTVIAIVLGGLVSMCIIISAAAIQSQDINSASDLAKGLEPLFGSFAKYFLAMGLFAAGITSAITAPLAAAYVASGCLGWNSNLKSKKFRGVWMFILLLGVLFSSLAIKPIDIIKFAQVANGILLPIIAGFLIWIMNKPSILGIYKNNIKQNIFGFIILGISILLSVATLNKVFQLNIF, from the coding sequence TTGAAAAACATTTTTAAAAATATAGGTCCAGGTCCGTTAGTAGCTGCCGCATTTATTGGGCCGGGAACTGTAACGGTCTGTACACTAGCAGGTGTCGGTTTTGGCTATTCATTACTATGGGCCATGCTATTGTCCATAATAGCTACTGTAGTGCTTCAAGAAATGTCTGCGCGTTTGGGGATTATCTCTCAGAAAGGTTTATCAGAAATTATACGAACAGAAATCAAGAACCCTATTTTAAAAGGGCTGACCATTGTATTAATTCTATCTGCTATTGTGATTGGTAATGCGGCTTACGAAGCGGGTAATATTAGCGGTGGCGTTTTAGGTTTACAAACAATTTTTGGAAATCCGAATATAGAAATTGGTGGATTTTCTATGAATACTTTAAGTATCGTTATTGGGGTAATAGCCTTTGTTTTGCTGTATATAGGAAATTATAAGCTGCTGGAAAAGGTGTTGGTTGGGTTGGTGATATTAATGAGTTTGGCATTTTTAATCACAGCGATTATAACGAAACCTGATATATCACAAATTTTCAAAGGCCTTTTCATTCCAAAGTTTTCAGGCGATAGTATATTAACCGTTATTGGATTAATTGGAACAACAGTAGTGCCATATAATTTGTTTTTACATGCATCCTTAGTTAAAGAAAAGTGGCATAAAACGAGTGATTTAAAATATGCGCGAAAAGATACTGTTATTGCCATTGTGTTAGGAGGCTTGGTGTCTATGTGTATTATTATTTCGGCAGCAGCCATTCAGTCTCAGGATATAAATAGTGCATCAGATTTAGCAAAAGGATTAGAACCTCTATTTGGAAGTTTTGCCAAATACTTTTTGGCTATGGGGCTATTTGCTGCGGGTATTACCAGTGCGATCACTGCACCTTTAGCTGCAGCCTATGTAGCGAGCGGTTGTTTAGGTTGGAATTCTAATTTAAAATCTAAAAAGTTTAGAGGTGTATGGATGTTCATTTTATTGCTAGGCGTTTTGTTTTCGTCTTTAGCTATAAAGCCTATCGATATTATTAAATTTGCTCAAGTGGCTAATGGTATTCTATTACCTATCATTGCGGGCTTTTTAATTTGGATTATGAATAAACCATCCATTTTAGGGATATATAAAAATAATATAAAACAGAATATCTTCGGGTTTATAATTCTAGGAATTAGTATCTTGCTATCTGTAGCAACACTTAACAAAGTTTTTCAGTTAAATATTTTTTAG
- the pxpA gene encoding 5-oxoprolinase subunit PxpA yields the protein MIPNAIDINVDVGEGIGNESQLMPYISSCNIACGGHAGDIDTMRNVIKLAKEHRVKIGAHPSFPDKVNFGRMNMEMSCAALFKSIKGQVDDLIHVLREEHRNLHHIKPHGALYNLAAVDEKVADVIIEVMKAMVLPVKLYVPFGSVIEKKAISQNIPIINEAFADRNYNDDLTLVSRKEASASIHNEDDLFAHIFNMISKQKVKTITGSYIEIKAQTFCIHGDNPNAVNLIKNLGIRLKSHGIQIR from the coding sequence GTGATACCAAATGCCATTGATATTAATGTAGATGTAGGCGAGGGGATTGGTAATGAGTCACAACTCATGCCGTATATTTCCTCTTGCAATATTGCATGTGGTGGACATGCAGGTGATATAGATACGATGCGCAACGTCATTAAGTTAGCTAAAGAGCATCGCGTTAAAATTGGTGCACATCCGTCATTTCCGGATAAAGTGAATTTTGGTCGCATGAACATGGAAATGTCTTGTGCTGCTTTATTTAAAAGTATTAAAGGACAGGTTGATGATTTAATACATGTTCTTCGTGAAGAACATAGAAATTTACATCATATAAAACCGCATGGCGCTTTGTATAATTTGGCTGCGGTTGATGAAAAGGTAGCCGATGTTATTATAGAAGTCATGAAAGCGATGGTGTTGCCAGTCAAGCTTTATGTACCCTTTGGGTCGGTTATTGAAAAGAAAGCCATATCTCAAAATATTCCAATTATTAATGAAGCCTTTGCAGATAGGAATTACAATGATGATTTAACACTTGTTTCAAGAAAGGAAGCATCTGCATCTATACACAATGAAGATGATTTGTTTGCCCATATTTTTAATATGATTTCAAAACAAAAGGTAAAAACAATTACAGGTAGCTATATTGAAATAAAAGCTCAAACATTTTGTATTCATGGAGATAATCCAAATGCTGTAAATTTGATAAAGAATTTAGGAATTCGTTTAAAAAGTCATGGTATTCAAATAAGGTGA
- the pxpB gene encoding 5-oxoprolinase subunit PxpB, producing the protein MTYKLTYIPFSERSVLIQWPAIIDENILSDVVLFKEKIKNNNIKGIVELKSAYNSLLIVYDDFFVSFENTISELQKLYSEKKQNTKFTSKQWEIPVCYDDIFAIDLDEMALEKDLSKEFIIELHSKTIYTVYFIGFLPGFMYLGGLNKKLHTPRKSTPRLKMAKGAVAIGGEQTGIYPSDSPGGWNVIGNSPIELFNPKSNIPCFANAGDKIIFKRVSLKEYNDIKTLVDAGVYQLESEVIDD; encoded by the coding sequence GTGACTTATAAACTCACATATATACCCTTTAGTGAACGGTCTGTTTTAATTCAATGGCCTGCGATTATTGATGAAAATATCCTTTCTGATGTTGTATTGTTTAAAGAGAAAATCAAAAATAACAATATTAAAGGTATAGTTGAACTAAAGTCCGCATATAATTCATTATTAATTGTCTATGATGATTTTTTTGTTTCTTTTGAAAATACTATAAGTGAGCTTCAAAAGTTATATAGTGAAAAAAAACAAAATACCAAATTTACATCTAAGCAATGGGAAATACCCGTGTGTTATGATGATATTTTTGCTATAGATCTGGACGAGATGGCTCTTGAGAAAGACCTATCTAAAGAATTCATTATAGAGCTCCATTCCAAAACAATTTATACGGTTTATTTTATCGGTTTCTTACCAGGGTTTATGTATCTGGGTGGATTAAATAAAAAACTTCATACGCCTCGAAAATCAACACCCAGACTTAAGATGGCTAAAGGAGCTGTGGCCATAGGAGGTGAACAAACAGGGATTTACCCTAGTGATAGTCCAGGTGGGTGGAACGTTATAGGTAATTCACCTATAGAACTTTTTAACCCCAAAAGTAACATACCTTGTTTTGCAAATGCCGGGGACAAAATTATTTTTAAACGGGTATCGCTTAAAGAGTATAATGATATTAAAACACTGGTGGACGCCGGTGTTTATCAATTAGAAAGTGAGGTGATTGATGATTAA
- a CDS encoding 5-oxoprolinase subunit C family protein — MIKVLKTGLYSTIQDSGRHGYQDYGVPYSGVMDAYSGSMANVLLGNNEDAAVIEMTMTGPTLEFNCDTSICISGADISPELNEIPIKLNKPVQVKSGDIVSFGKLISGFRSYLAVLGGFKTENVMNSYSMYQGVTKQSRLSKNNELLVNAPLKDFTMKHAVIKVRDRHFTTKHIEVFKGPEFQKLSKVQQDSLFATSFTISKKNNRMAYQLEESLGNDLEPIITSSVLPGTVQLTPSGKLIILMRDCQTTGGYPRVLQLKETAINILAQKFTGGTIHFNLK; from the coding sequence ATGATTAAGGTTTTAAAAACAGGTTTATATTCTACCATTCAAGATTCAGGCCGTCATGGGTATCAGGACTACGGCGTGCCGTATTCAGGAGTGATGGATGCCTATTCGGGATCTATGGCTAATGTGCTGTTGGGAAATAATGAGGATGCTGCAGTTATAGAAATGACAATGACTGGACCAACTCTTGAATTTAACTGTGATACCAGTATTTGCATTTCTGGAGCAGATATATCACCTGAATTAAATGAAATCCCTATAAAATTAAATAAACCTGTTCAGGTAAAAAGTGGTGATATCGTATCTTTTGGTAAACTTATTTCTGGGTTTAGGTCTTATTTGGCTGTTTTAGGTGGTTTTAAGACCGAAAACGTTATGAATAGCTATAGTATGTATCAAGGTGTGACAAAACAATCCAGGTTATCTAAAAACAATGAATTGTTAGTGAATGCACCATTGAAAGACTTTACTATGAAGCATGCCGTGATTAAAGTAAGAGACAGACATTTTACAACTAAGCATATTGAAGTTTTTAAAGGACCAGAATTTCAAAAGCTTTCAAAAGTGCAACAAGATTCACTATTTGCAACAAGTTTTACTATTTCTAAAAAAAATAATAGAATGGCTTATCAATTAGAAGAATCTTTAGGGAATGATTTAGAACCCATTATTACATCCTCAGTATTACCAGGAACTGTACAATTGACACCCTCAGGAAAACTCATTATTTTAATGAGAGATTGTCAAACTACCGGAGGGTATCCAAGAGTTTTGCAATTAAAAGAAACTGCTATTAATATTTTAGCGCAAAAGTTCACGGGAGGTACAATTCATTTCAATCTTAAATAG
- a CDS encoding DUF6503 family protein, with translation MKFFKQIVLFSFVVATLLSCENNDAQFIIDRAIEVSGGALLDSSSIHFNFRDKHYLAKRNKGDFLYGRLSTNTTDSILDILTNKGFERFVNDDFVDTPDSMAVKYSSSVNSVHYFSVLPYGLNNPAVNKEYLGRIDIKNKEYHKIKITFNKDGGGEDFEDEFIYWVDTKTFKVDYLGYSYAEDDGVGLRFREAYNERYIKGIRFVDYINFKPLSKNANLLSLDSLYGINSLKELSRINLEQVKVE, from the coding sequence ATGAAATTCTTTAAACAGATAGTATTATTTTCTTTTGTTGTGGCTACCCTCTTAAGCTGCGAAAACAATGATGCACAATTTATTATAGATAGAGCTATTGAGGTTTCAGGAGGCGCATTATTAGATTCATCAAGCATCCATTTTAATTTTAGAGATAAACATTATCTGGCTAAGCGTAATAAAGGCGATTTTTTATACGGGCGTTTGTCTACAAATACCACCGATTCAATTTTAGATATTTTAACAAATAAGGGTTTTGAGCGTTTTGTAAATGACGATTTTGTTGATACACCAGATAGTATGGCTGTAAAGTATAGCAGTTCTGTAAACTCAGTCCATTACTTTTCAGTATTACCATATGGTTTAAATAACCCTGCGGTAAATAAAGAATATTTGGGGAGAATCGATATTAAGAACAAAGAATATCATAAAATAAAAATCACCTTTAATAAAGATGGCGGTGGTGAAGATTTTGAAGATGAGTTTATCTATTGGGTAGATACTAAAACTTTTAAAGTAGATTATTTGGGGTATTCTTATGCCGAAGATGATGGTGTAGGCTTACGTTTTCGAGAGGCTTATAACGAACGTTATATAAAGGGGATAAGGTTTGTAGATTATATTAATTTTAAACCTCTTAGTAAAAATGCAAATTTGTTGTCTTTGGATAGTTTATATGGAATTAACAGTTTAAAAGAGCTATCAAGAATTAATCTTGAGCAGGTAAAAGTTGAATAA
- a CDS encoding GNAT family N-acetyltransferase, translated as MIVISKTLLLQNIKFENHSELVELMARIYPPPYKHLWKNEDCRWYLNKCYGLINLKKELNNRDAFYYFVINNSKTVGILRLVINQPLKEFPNQLTTYLHRIYLSKEVQGKGIAQQLFNWSEKIAKQNDNKLIWLEAMDTQDQALKFYNKQGYKTIKNMTLEFDRIHKHLRGMLLMSKAL; from the coding sequence ATGATAGTAATTTCTAAGACACTTCTTCTTCAAAATATTAAATTTGAAAACCATTCAGAATTAGTTGAACTCATGGCCCGTATCTACCCGCCTCCATACAAACATTTATGGAAAAATGAAGACTGTCGTTGGTATTTAAATAAGTGTTACGGTTTAATCAACTTAAAAAAAGAATTAAATAATAGGGATGCATTTTACTATTTTGTAATTAATAATTCAAAAACCGTGGGGATCTTAAGGCTGGTTATCAACCAACCATTAAAAGAGTTCCCTAATCAATTAACGACATATTTACACCGCATATATTTAAGTAAAGAAGTGCAAGGAAAAGGTATTGCACAACAGTTATTTAATTGGTCTGAAAAAATAGCAAAACAAAACGACAACAAACTTATTTGGTTAGAGGCTATGGATACTCAAGATCAAGCTCTGAAATTCTACAATAAGCAAGGTTATAAAACAATTAAAAATATGACATTAGAATTTGATCGCATTCATAAACATCTAAGAGGGATGTTGCTTATGAGTAAAGCATTGTAG
- the deoD gene encoding purine-nucleoside phosphorylase, whose product MSVHIEAKKGDIAETILLPGDPLRAKWIAETFFENPVCFNKIRGMYGYTGIYNGKRVSVMGTGMGVPSISIYAHELITEYDVKNLIRVGSAGSYQKHVKIRDIVLAMAASSNSGVNELRFGGADYAPTANFELFQKAVEAAKSKGIPLKAGNVFTSDEFYEDDFESYKKWSKFGILCVEMETAGLYTIAAKHSVKALTILTISDSLVTGERTSNKERETTFKEMIEIALELA is encoded by the coding sequence ATGAGCGTACATATAGAAGCGAAAAAGGGAGACATTGCTGAAACTATTTTACTTCCTGGTGACCCTTTAAGAGCTAAATGGATTGCGGAAACCTTTTTTGAAAACCCCGTGTGCTTCAATAAAATAAGAGGCATGTATGGATATACTGGGATTTATAACGGGAAACGAGTTTCTGTAATGGGAACAGGTATGGGAGTGCCTTCTATTTCTATTTATGCACACGAGCTTATTACCGAGTATGACGTTAAAAACTTAATACGTGTAGGTAGTGCCGGATCCTACCAAAAACATGTAAAAATTAGGGATATTGTATTGGCTATGGCTGCTTCTTCAAATTCTGGTGTGAATGAATTACGATTTGGCGGTGCCGACTATGCCCCTACTGCTAATTTTGAGTTATTTCAAAAAGCAGTAGAAGCAGCTAAATCTAAGGGTATACCTTTAAAGGCTGGAAACGTTTTCACTTCAGATGAGTTTTATGAAGACGATTTCGAATCTTATAAAAAATGGTCGAAATTTGGAATACTATGTGTAGAAATGGAAACTGCCGGTTTATATACTATAGCTGCGAAACATAGTGTAAAAGCTTTAACCATTTTAACAATTTCTGATTCTTTAGTGACCGGAGAACGCACTTCTAATAAAGAACGAGAAACTACTTTTAAAGAAATGATAGAAATTGCATTAGAACTAGCATAA